From the genome of Leguminivora glycinivorella isolate SPB_JAAS2020 chromosome 26, LegGlyc_1.1, whole genome shotgun sequence, one region includes:
- the LOC125239846 gene encoding LOW QUALITY PROTEIN: syndetin (The sequence of the model RefSeq protein was modified relative to this genomic sequence to represent the inferred CDS: inserted 1 base in 1 codon), whose amino-acid sequence MERHGPPGVNSRALSAAHSAADLEVLREIENVYFSPPSEFDAARHALESAPDPPTCDAIEQMFTKLKRQQQVVSGKALHLISQQRDNCDREFAEIQNIREQLATTLHTCQTARTHLRTASNHLTISTFVILANFRKRQIIRSVLKSLELLRSLRSVEKDVQELLVKKEYCEAIELILKSRKAAANHREYTCIADLATRLQDTLDMTEEKLDSVLASICYNFDGDTFSKLRKAHALLGKSQAAMEQLHMHYSSAVNETSLKSVKDCIGEVSIEVKFQEMCQSVPKDKAAVCFLNLCENLFLIMRSYYLLVKWHSKHEDEDLPSSSAFEIERNVSKEYIKQKLKGGLVRIWHDVQTKVSIFLKRAYIEDFAFEKFILILGILRRLMQVAEVFCGDKSDILEDFIKSHSMSYIKNYHRGRMEELKLFLENEGWEQCPVKSTFTLLNLQEFKKFKKYLNPNFDTSLSKVSTLSDGTSSVHSQDDSVYIAKYFNQKTTHTPFEIFRSDNVTNDDIFGLEPELDGSDTSDDEPEELKRDFVDDDAKSPSKAKHSVIVTNTTLSVLRNCGQYLQICRYLPQISLEVVMLMNQLFDFYFXTVHLFFTSDLDVASTTLYTPKLTAALKRISNSIDTSNSGDSKTFLCPEIPQHLDLSSEEYLHGLSERIVAVESVIFLAKQFEFLQPYLESIVAQHQKLVLEHFRDNTLASAVDLRMPVYMCSASKAVDARTTLLAMSQVRWDVKNVEVENSPYVDMITRKIQVFALRLENISKKVTLNLEVINSVWAMVSKFIVHLLVEGFSNATKCSNGGRGLMQLDYRQLFVKIEKNSGLKPVPYQEYVDRYVKAYYLPRNELEEFIRERLEYSNKHLLALVSCACENKRDRQELTAVIEKRDT is encoded by the exons ATGGAGCGCCACGGCCCGCCTGGTGTGAACTCGCGCGCGCTCAGCGCGGCGCACTCTGCTGCAGACCTCGAG GTGCTAAGAGAGATAGAAAACGTATACTTCTCACCTCCAAGCGAGTTCGACGCGGCGCGCCACGCGCTCGAGAGCGCGCCCGACCCGCCCACCTGCGACGCTATAGAGCAGATGTTCACTAAACTGAAGAGACAGCAGCAG GTGGTATCCGGCAAAGCGTTGCACCTCATCTCCCAACAGCGCGACAACTGCGATCGCGAATTCGCGGAAATCCAGAACATTCGCGAACAGCTCGCCACCACCCTCCACACCTGCCAAACCGCGCGGACCCACCTCCGAACCGCCTCCAACCACCTAACAATCTCCACCTTCGTCATCCTGGCTAACTTCAGGAAACGGCAGATCATCAGGTCAGTCCTCAAGTCTTTAGAACTACTTAGAAGCTTGAGAAGCGTCGAGAAAGATGTCCAGGAGTTACTCGTTAAGAAGGAGTATTGTGAAGCCATTGAGCTGATTTTGAAGAGTCGGAAAGCTGCTGCGAATCATAGGGAGTATACTTGTATAGCGGATTTAGCTACAAGGTTACAGGATACTTTAGACATGACTGAAGAGAAGTTAGACTCAGTTTTAGCTAGCATTTGTTATAACTTCGACGGAGACACTTTTAGTAAGCTCAGGAAAGCGCATGCTTTACTTGGGAAAAGTCAAGCAGCCATGGAACAGTTGCATATGCACTACTCCTCGGCAGTTAATGAAACATCTTTAAAATCTGTTAAAGATTGCATTGGAGAAGTATCAATCGAAGTGAAGTTTCAAGAGATGTGTCAATCGGTACCAAAAGATAAAGCGGCTGTTTGCTTTTTAAATCTTTGCGAGAACTTGTTCTTAATCATGAGGAGTTACTATTTGCTGGTTAAATGGCATTCGAAACATGAAGACGAAGATTTGCCAAGTTCAAGTGCTTTTGAAATAGAAAGGAATGTTAGTAAGGAATATATAAAACAGAAGTTGAAAGGAGGTCTAGTGAGAATCTGGCATGATGTCCAGACTAAAGTATCGATATTTTTAAAGAGGGCCTATATAGAGGATTTCGCTTTTGAGAAATTTATTCTGATACTAGGTATTTTGAGGCGGTTGATGCAAGTAGCGGAAGTATTTTGTGGCGACAAGTCAGATATTCTAGAGGATTTTATAAAGAGTCACAGCATGTCGTATATCAAGAATTACCACAGAGGACGCATGGAGGAGCTTAAACTCTTCCTTGAGAATGAAGGATGGGAGCAATGTCCTGTCAAATCAACTTTTACGTTGCTAAACCTTCAAGAATTTAAGaagttcaaaaaatatttaaatcctAACTTTGACACGTCATTATCTAAAGTCAGCACACTGTCTGATGGGACTTCTTCAGTGCATTCTCAAGATGACAGCGTATATATTGCGAAGTACTTCAATCAAAAGACTACACATACTCCTTTCGAGATTTTCAGAAGCGACAATGTGACTAATGATGATATATTTGGTCTAGAACCTGAGTTAGACGGCAGTGATACTTCTGATGACGAACCGGAAGAATTGAAGAGAGATTTTGTGGACGATGACGCCAAAAGTCCATCGAAAGCTAAACACTCCGTCATAGTAACTAACACTACTTTATCGGTTCTACGAAATTGCGGGCAATATCTACAAATCTGTAGATATCTCCCACAGATATCTTTAGAAGTCGTCATGCTTATGAACCAGCTTTTCGACTTCTATT TCACAGTACATCTATTTTTCACTTCGGATTTGGATGTAGCTTCAACCACGTTGTATACTCCGAAGTTGACAGCTGCATTAAAAAGAATATCAAACTCCATAGACACTTCCAATTCAGGAGATTCCAAAACCTTCCTCTGTCCAGAAATACCTCAACATTTAGACTTATCTTCTGAAGAGTATCTCCACGGTTTAAGCGAACGAATAGTAGCGGTCGAAAGCGTAATTTTCCTAGCGAAGCAATTTGAGTTTCTACAACCATATTTAGAATCAATAGTGGCTCAGCATCAAAAACTAGTTTTAGAGCATTTTAGAGACAACACCCTCGCCAGTGCTGTGGATTTAAGAATGCCTGTATACATGTGTTCTGCCTCAAAAGCTGTAGATGCTAGAACGACATTACTGGCCATGTCCCAAGTGAGATGGGATGTCAAAAATGTCGAAGTTGAGAACAGTCCTTACGTAGACATGATAACTCGTAAAATTCAAGTGTTTGCTTTAAGGTTAGAGAATATATCTAAAAAGGTTACTCTTAATTTGGAAGTCATAAACTCAGTTTGGGCTATGGTGTCTAAATTCATTGTTCATTTGTTGGTAGAAGGCTTTTCAAACGCTACGAAATGTTCAAATGGAGGCCGAGGTCTTATGCAACTAGATTACCGACAATTGTTTGTGAAGATAGAGAAGAATTCAGGTCTTAAACCGGTTCCGTACCAAGAGTATGTAGACAGGTACGTAAAGGCGTACTATTTACCCCGGAATGAGTTGGAAGAGTTTATCAGAGAGAGGTTAGAATATTCGAACAAACATTTGCTAGCGTTGGTGAGCTGTGCGTGTGAAAATAAGAGAGATCGGCAAGAACTTACTGCTGTTATAGAGAAGAGAGATACTTAG